One stretch of Narcine bancroftii isolate sNarBan1 chromosome 8, sNarBan1.hap1, whole genome shotgun sequence DNA includes these proteins:
- the LOC138740430 gene encoding START domain-containing protein 10-like translates to MSAERDVVQVPDDLVFASFREQCQSEQGWQQKYNKAGMGVWVQTASEGKAGHRIKCKIEIKDVAAETVYDVLHDNEYRYKWDKHVIKTFDIARLTVNADIGYYSWKCPSPLKDRDVITLRSWLVTDNDYMIINYSVKHPDYPPQKDLVRAVSILTGYLVQSTGSRSCHLVYMAEADPRGSLPKWVINKASQFLAPKVLKQLHKVCLKYPEWKQKNRPDFKPWLYPEQNNLPTMKLDVLSIQHADSLENIDESTLSEENCSDEEGLKG, encoded by the exons ATGTCTGCCGAGCGCGACGTTGTGCAGGTCCCCGATGATCTGGTGTTCGCCTCGTTCCGGGAGCAGTGTCAGTCGGAGCAAGGATGGCAACAGAAGTACAACAAAGCCGGCATGGGAGTGTGGGTGCAGACCGCCTCGGAGGGAAAAGCTGGACATCGAATAAAG TGTAAAATCGAAATTAAAGATGTAGCTGCAGAGACAGTGTACGATGTTCTACACGATAATGAGTACCGTTACAAATGGGATAAGCATGTCATTAAGACTTTTGACATTGCAAGACTCACAGTGAATGCAGATATTGGGTATTATTCAT GGAAATGTCCAAGTCCCCTGAAAGATAGGGATGTGATTACTTTGAGATCATGGCTTGTCACCGACAATGATTACATGATCATCAACTACTCTGTGAAACACCCT GATTACCCGCCTCAGAAAGATCTGGTCAGAGCGGTTTCCATTCTAACAGGTTATCTGGTCCAGTCTACAGGTTCCAGAAGTTGTCATCTTGTATATATGGCTGAAGCAGATCCCAGAG GTTCTCTGCCAAAGTGGGTCATCAACAAAGCTTCACAGTTTCTGGCTCCCAAA GTTCTTAAACAACTTCACAAAGTGTGTCTCAAGTACCCAGAGTGGAAACAGAAGAACAGACCAGATTTCAAACCTTGGCTCTACCCAGAGCAGAACAACCTTCCAACCATGAAACTGGATGTACTCTCAATCCAGCATGCAGATTCACTAGAAAATATTGATGAAAGTACCTTATCTGAAGAGAATTGTAGTGATGAGGAAGGCCTAAAAGGCTGA